Below is a genomic region from Thermodesulfobacteriota bacterium.
ACTGTCTGCTCTTCTTTCCCCCAAAGCCATGTTATACTCATTGGACCCCCGTTCATCACAGTGCCCCTCAATCTTGATCTTCACACCAGTATGACCCTGAAGCCAAGAAGCCTTCTTTGCCAATATCTCTCTTGCTTTATTGGTGAGGGAGAATTTGTCGAAATCGAAGTGAACATCTGTATTTTCAAATTCTTCTCTAAGTTGTGCTTCTATCTTGGCAGCCTCTTCTCTACTGGCGGCTTCCTCTCTTTCTCTTTGTTCCCTGAGCTCTTCTTCTTTTAGTTGCGCCTCTCTTGCGGCCTTATCGTCCTTCTCTGATTCCAGAGGCTGGGAAACCTTTGGTTCTTCCTTTAATTCTCCTCTTGGTTCTTCCTCTGGAAGAACTTCTTCCTCAGTCTTAACGGCTTCTTCTTTTAGAACCTTTTTTACGCATGCATTTAAAAATAAAGAAAGCGAGAACGTCAAACTAAAAACCAACAAATAAACTGATAACTTTTTAACCATTTTTTATTACCTCCGTATGTTAAATTTCAACGTTTCCCTCTAGGTTCCCATTGCTCTTTATCCCTGTGTTTCCAGTGTTCACGTTGTTCCTTATCCCATCTCTTCCAATTTTTTTTAAGCTGTCCATACGGTATTCTCTGATGACCCGGCGGAATATTGTAATAATTGATCGGTAGATGAACCAGAGAAGTTGGAACCCTTTGGGGAGGCATATACACCCACGGGCCGTTGTAATAAGTCGCCCTGTACCAACCCCCCTCGTATGGGCGGTACCAGTAACCGGAATAAAAGAAAATATCTATGCCCACATCCGGCGCGTAATAAACACCCGCGTCCGGAATATAAACCACTGCGGGCGGCACCGGTATCACAACAGTCGGCAAAGGTAAACCTATGCCGACATGAACACTCACTTCTGATGATGTTCTTTCCGGTGACAATAAGTAAGATGTCCCGATTAAGGCAAATCCAACCAGAGCCATTATTATACTTTTTTTCATAACTCCTCTCCCTATAGATACATTCATCTACTACTTGATGATAAGGTTTGTCTTAACATTCTTTACGCCCTCCACATTCCGGGTAATTCTTGTCAGTCTGTCTGCCGCTTCTTTACTCGGAACTGTTCCTGTGAGGGTGACATAACCTTGAAAGGTATCCACATTAATTTTAAGGTATTTCAATTCAGGGTCTTCGATTATCTTCATGTTTATCTTTGTTGTAATTGCAGAGTCGTCTATCGTCTGCCCCGCAGTCCTTCCTGTTAGAGTGATACATCCTGAAGCAAAAATTAGAGCGATCATCAGAAAAACGACAGTCTTTTTCATCTTTTCCCTTCCTTATATTCAATTTTTATTTGATGTAAAATTGCAAAGGGCATGCCAAAAAGGACGCCATTTTATTAACTGGTTGATAATAAAAGCAAATTATTAATTACAGCTCTGGTTTTTAACTTTTTAGAAAAAGTATTTTGTATGGATATTCATACGCTGAAGGAATTTGAAAATTCAGATAATGCGGTATTGGTTTAGCGGAAATTCAATCTTATTTGCATGTATGAAATTACATACAACTAATGAAAAGCAGAAACAGAATAGTTCAGCTATTTTTAAAATCCATAGGGGTAATGTTATGCTTTTTCAGGAGGTTGTAAAAATCGGCCCGGTATTTTCCTGCCAGTTCTGCAGCCCTGCTGACATTGCCTCTTGTGAGTTCGAGGAGATTGACGATGTAGCCTTTTTCAAAGGCATCCCGTGCCTCTTTGAGAGGATGCAATTTGTCCGGAACATCTTTTGTCTGTAGAACAATATCTTCCATAATTAACTCCTGTTGGGTCATGACCATTGCATATTCAATCGTATTTTCCAGTTCACGGACATTTCCCGGCCAATCATAGAGCATGAGCTTTTGCATGGCGCCGGGTGTAATGCCCTTCACCTCTTTTTTCATCTGCCGGCTGAATTTTTTTATAAAGTATTCTGTAAGATAGGGTATATCCTCTTTCCTTTCCCTCAAGGGCGGCAGATGGATCGGAATGACATGAATCCGGTAAAAGAGATCTTCCCTGAAGGTGCCTTTCTTTACTTCTACCTCCAAATCTTTATTGGTAGCGACGATTACCCTAATATTCACCTCTGATGACCTTTCGCTTCCTAAAGGATAAAACTGTCGCTCTTGAAGCACTCTCAGCAGCTTTGTCTGAAGCAAAAGAGACATATTCCCAATCTCGTCTAAAAAAATTGTGCCTTCATTGGCATGAGCGAATAAGCCCTTTGTGCTTTTGACAGCTCCTGTAAATGCCCCTTTTTCATGGCCAAAAAGCTCGCTTTCAAGAAGCGTTTCCGGAATCGCTGCGCAATTTATGGCTACGAATGGTTTATCTTTTCTTTCGCTGGCAAGGTGCATTACCTTTGCAATAAGCTCTTTGCCTGTGCCGCTTTCTCCATGAATATAAACGGTAGACTCTGTTTTGGCGATGCTGTATACTGCTTCCAATATCTTCTGCATCTTTTCGCTTTTTGTCACAATGTTTGAGAAATCGACCTCCCCCTCTAAAAGCCTCTTTAATTTTTTGATCTCCGAGGCAAGCCTTTGGCCCTCCAATGCCTTTTCTATCTGTGAAAGCAGTTCCTGTGGATTAAAGGGTTTGGTAATATAGTTAAATGCCCCTCTTTTCATTGCCTCCACTGCGCTTTCTATGCTTCCATAGGCAGTAAGGATAATAACGGGCATCTCCGGATTTATCAAATGCAGTTCTTCCATAAGGTATATGCCACTCTGGTTTGGGAGTTGAAGGTCAATTATAGCAATGTCGAACATCTGTTTTTTTACAGCCTCTACTGCCCCGTTTCCATCTTCGGTGGTGACTACTGCGTAGTTTGCCGATTTGAGCCTCACTTTCAGCAACTCAAGGAGATTCCTATCATCATCCACCACTAATATTTTTCGAAGAGTAATCATCGGGACATCTCCTTTTTCATCTCTTCAATCTCTACATCAACCTCTTTCGACTTTTCTATCATTTGCAGCACTCCTATCCATATCCTAGCCTGTTCAGTTAAAGGGCTCTGCGGGTAATTCTTAATGAGTCTTTGGAAGAATGAAAGGGATTTTTTGAAATTCTTTTTGTGATTCTTAGGATGGGTATATATAAGTCCCATATTGAAGATAGCCTCATCTCCGGGCGGATTTTCCCCTGAAAGGGCTAATGCCTTCTGGTTTTCCTCTAATGCCTTTTCGTAGTTTCCCTGTCTTAACAACTCCTTTGCGTGAAGTAGATGCCCGGATACATCCTTTTCTCTTACCCTTTCTTTCAATGCATTACAGGCAAACAGAGTAAAAGATATTAGACAGGCAATAAAAAGACAAATGAACTTCCATTTCCTAATGTGCTTTCTGCCCATACCCTTCCTCCATGAGCCGTGATTATGTGCTTAACAATGGCTAATCCCAATCCCGTTCCCTTAATTTCAGATGAACCCAGGACAGATGCCTGCTGAAACCTGTCAAATATTGTTGCGAGGTTTTCCTCCGGAATGCCGGGACCTGTATCGGAGACTCTAACCTCTATATTCCCATTAATAAGTCTTGAAGACACAAAGACTCTGCCTCCGTTGGGTGTGAATTTCATGGCATTTCCTATAATATTCCGTAATACTTGAAGAATTCTCTCGCTGTCTATTTTAATAGAGGGTAAATCATGAACTTTATCCAATCCAAGCTTGATACCCTTGGCGAGGCACAAAGGTTCTATCTCTAGAACAGATTTAGTTATCAATTGATCTATGTCTGTGTCAACAAAGACAAGAGTCATCATTCCCGCTTCCATTTTTGAAAGGTCGAGGAGGGAATTGACGAGGCCAATAAGTCTGTTGCTTTCTTCTGCTATGATTGTTAGAAGCCTTTTCTGCTTCTCTGTCGTTTCTCCGGTTATTCCTTCCAGTAATAGATTAGTCGCCTCTTTTATGGATGCGAGTGGTGTTCTCAGTTCGTGGGACATGGATGAGAAAAAGTCTGATTTCATCCTGTCCAGCACTCGGAGCTTATCGCACATAAAGTTAAATGACTGCGCCAATTCTCCGATCTCCGGAGGAGAAGAAAGGCGTAGGTCTCCCTTAAAAACTCCGCCGGAGATATCTCTGGTTTTACTTATCACTCTGTGGAGCGGTTTTGTAATACTCCTTGTGATGAAAAGGGCAATAATGATTCCACAGAAAAAAGCGGCTACAACCATTACCACTCCTAACCTGCTGGTACGAGACCCTGCATCCCCCAACCTTCTTATCTTATCATAAGTATCCTGCTGGGTATCCGCTCTTAGTTTTTTGAGCCCGTTCATTATTCCTCCCAGGGCTTTTTCCTTTTCCTGCCTGTATTGTTTCTGCGGATAATGTTTATCTGTTCTCAGGTATTCGACCTCCCTGTCAAAAAGGGACTGATAACGGTTGAGATGGTATTTTATCACTCTAAATAAACCTTTTTTTTGAGGGGTGTCTGATAGAGACATGGCTTCGTCAAAATATCTATCGAAGTCAATCTTTGCCAGTAGGAACTGGTCATAAAGTGCATCATCTTTTATGATAATGTATTTCCTCTCATACCGCGCTTGCGACAGAATAGAATCTGCAAGTTTCTTTTCATAGTCTGTAATACGATTATCGATATCTAAAATATGATAGGTTTCATTGGTAAATTGGCGTAACTGTATAATGTTATATATATTTACCCCTGTAACCGGGACGAATACAGCCAGATATGCGATAATAAACCGGGAAAATATATTCAATCTCATCAACGGAATTTCTTATTTCTAGAGATGGACCGAGTAGTCGAGTATAATTTGGTAATCCATGGAAAGTACCGACAAAACTTCAGTGCTAAGCAATTTTAGTATAGTTAATCGAAAATTGATTTGCAAACAAAAAATTTATATGCTAGTATTCTCCTATCGGATTTAATCCCTTAAAGTAAAAACCTTTCAGCTGTGTCTACAAAATGATCGATTCACACGTTTTAGTTCTGAATAGATCCTTTTTGCCCATCAATATCACAACGGTGAAAAGGGCTTTTTCATTATTATACCAGGGAATCGCCAAGGCTGTCAATTCTCAGTACGAAACATTTGATTATGAAAGTTGGAGTGATTTAAGTATTGAACAACACGATGAAACTATCGGTCTGGTTGATAGAGTGATAAAGATTCCCAGAGTTATACTATTGGTAGCCTATGATCGAATACCAAAGACCCAGGTAAGATTTACCAGAGCTAACATATATGCAAGAGACAGAAACACGTGTCAGTATTGTGGTGTTGTCTTCACAAAGAACGAGTTGAGTCTCGATCATATTATCCCAAGAGCTTATGGAGGAGCTAGTTGTTGGGAAAATATAGTCTGTTGCTGCTTTTCCTGTAATAAAAAGAAGGGTAGCAGAGGGCTCCATGAGACTGGCATGAAACTCCTTAAACCGCCTACTAAGCCTCGTTGGCCCCCCTTTTTCAAGGTTCCCCTCCAGGACATAAGACGTCAAGAGTGGCGAATGTTCCTGAACATGGTAGATATCTCTTATTGGAATACGGAGCTATTAGAGTAACCTTTTACTAATTACATGGTTCAAAAATTTGAATTCATTGTCCCTGATAATGGAGGGAGAAAACGGCTGGATATCTTTCTCTCAGAACAGAACCTACCAATTTCTCGCTCCCAGATAAAGAGATTAATTGACACCAAACTCATCAAAGTAAATGACATATCCACTAAAGCCAGCTTCAAGGTAACAAGAGGTGATTTAGTAAGGGTATCCATCCCGGAGCCTGTGCCGGCGGCTCCTAGCCCAGAGAATATCCCCCTGGATATTCTCTATGAAGATAGTTTTATCATCCTGGTAAATAAACCTGCTGGTTTGGTTGTTCACCCTGCTTCTGGCAACTATTCTCGCACTCTAGTCAACGCTCTTCTGTATTACACTCGTGACCTCTCAGGGATAGGGGGGGTAATTCGGCCCGGTATAGTGCATCGTCTTGACAAAAATACTTCAGGGGTACTGGTAGTAGCTAAGAGTGATTTTGCCCATCAATCACTGGCAAGCCAGTTTGAAAAACATTCTATAACAAGAAAATACACTGGCATTGCTTACGGTACATTTAAGGATGAAAAAGGTACCATTACTTCCCTCATTGGCAGACATCCGGTAGATAGAAAGAAGATGTCAACTAAAGCCAGGAGTGGAAAGAAGGCAGTAACCCACTGGAGAGTAATCGAACAGTTCGATGAGATTGCTTTATTAGAGATAAGCTTAGAGACGGGAAGAACTCACCAGATAAGGGTTCACTTAGCGGATATCCAACATCCTATAATAGGGGATCCAGTCTATTGCAGCAATAAAAAGCTGTCGACAATAAAAGATGATAGGCTTAGAAACAGGCTGAAAAGCTTGAATAGACAGGCATTACATGCTAGTCTTCTGGGTTTTGACCACCCCAAAACCGAGGAGTATATGGAGTTCTCTGCACCTCTTCCGGAAGATCTAAAAGGTATATTAGATGCCTTACAATTTGAATTCGGTAGTTAATCTTTCATGTCTGGGAGGAATAATTGAAGAGAAGAGTGGTTGTTACGGGCTTAGGTGTAATTGCTCCTAATGGGATTGGGAAGGAGGCGTTCTGGGATGCACTGGTTAACGGAAGATCGGGGATCGGTAGAGTAACCAGATTTGACGCGTCAACTTATCCGTCTCAGATAGCTGGGGAGGTTAATGGATTTGATCCTAAAGATTATCTTGAGCCAAAAAAAGCCAGACGAACAAATAGGTTTGCTCACTTTGGACTTGTAGCAAGTAAGCTTGCCATAGGAGACGCAAGATTACAGATTGACCCGTCAAATGCCCACAATATCGGGGTTGCCATCGGCTCATCAACAGGGGGTTTAGTTAATTGGGAGGAGCAGTACAGTAGATTCCTGGAGAAGGGGATGCGCAGGATAGCACCTTTTGCACCCTCCAATATGCACCACCATGCTCTAGCCGGTGAAATTGTCGAGGCTTACAGGATTAAGGGGCCAGCTATCACTCTATCCACCGGTTGCCCAGCCGGTTTAAGCGCTATTAGCTACGCATTTGATAAAATACGTTATGGTGAAATTGATGTAATGATTGCAGGTGGTGCAGAAACACCATTAGCGCCATATATCTTTGCGACTTTTTGTGTGCCTAACAGCCTCTCCAGCAGGAATAATACACCAGAAAAAGCCAGCCGTCCCTTTGACATGAAGAGGGATGGGACTGTATTAGGAGAGGGAGCCGGGATTGTGGTATTAGAAAGTCTGGAGAGCGCTAAGAGTAGAGACGTGGAGATATATGCAGAAGTTATAGGATCGGGGGCAACAAGTGATGGTTATGACAATATACATGCCGATGTTTCAGGTGAGCAGTCAGCGCTTGCTATAGAAATTGCGTTGAAGGCTGCAGGACTTAGCCCTGAAGATATAGATTATTTCAATGCCCATGGAAGTTCGTATCCAGAATATGACATAAAGGAAACAAACGCCATAAAACTTGTTTTTGGTGAATTTGCGTATAAGCTGCCTATCAGTTCCATAAAATCAATGATTGGGCAACCGCTCGCAGCAGCCGGCGC
It encodes:
- the pal gene encoding peptidoglycan-associated lipoprotein Pal; the protein is MVKKLSVYLLVFSLTFSLSLFLNACVKKVLKEEAVKTEEEVLPEEEPRGELKEEPKVSQPLESEKDDKAAREAQLKEEELREQREREEAASREEAAKIEAQLREEFENTDVHFDFDKFSLTNKAREILAKKASWLQGHTGVKIKIEGHCDERGSNEYNMALGERRADSAMKYLVNAGVEASRVETISYGEEKPLDPGHNEDAWAKNRRAHFKIVSEIVSD
- a CDS encoding BON domain-containing protein produces the protein MKKTVVFLMIALIFASGCITLTGRTAGQTIDDSAITTKINMKIIEDPELKYLKINVDTFQGYVTLTGTVPSKEAADRLTRITRNVEGVKNVKTNLIIK
- a CDS encoding sigma-54 dependent transcriptional regulator, encoding MITLRKILVVDDDRNLLELLKVRLKSANYAVVTTEDGNGAVEAVKKQMFDIAIIDLQLPNQSGIYLMEELHLINPEMPVIILTAYGSIESAVEAMKRGAFNYITKPFNPQELLSQIEKALEGQRLASEIKKLKRLLEGEVDFSNIVTKSEKMQKILEAVYSIAKTESTVYIHGESGTGKELIAKVMHLASERKDKPFVAINCAAIPETLLESELFGHEKGAFTGAVKSTKGLFAHANEGTIFLDEIGNMSLLLQTKLLRVLQERQFYPLGSERSSEVNIRVIVATNKDLEVEVKKGTFREDLFYRIHVIPIHLPPLRERKEDIPYLTEYFIKKFSRQMKKEVKGITPGAMQKLMLYDWPGNVRELENTIEYAMVMTQQELIMEDIVLQTKDVPDKLHPLKEARDAFEKGYIVNLLELTRGNVSRAAELAGKYRADFYNLLKKHNITPMDFKNS
- a CDS encoding tetratricopeptide repeat protein, whose amino-acid sequence is MGRKHIRKWKFICLFIACLISFTLFACNALKERVREKDVSGHLLHAKELLRQGNYEKALEENQKALALSGENPPGDEAIFNMGLIYTHPKNHKKNFKKSLSFFQRLIKNYPQSPLTEQARIWIGVLQMIEKSKEVDVEIEEMKKEMSR
- a CDS encoding HAMP domain-containing sensor histidine kinase — encoded protein: MRLNIFSRFIIAYLAVFVPVTGVNIYNIIQLRQFTNETYHILDIDNRITDYEKKLADSILSQARYERKYIIIKDDALYDQFLLAKIDFDRYFDEAMSLSDTPQKKGLFRVIKYHLNRYQSLFDREVEYLRTDKHYPQKQYRQEKEKALGGIMNGLKKLRADTQQDTYDKIRRLGDAGSRTSRLGVVMVVAAFFCGIIIALFITRSITKPLHRVISKTRDISGGVFKGDLRLSSPPEIGELAQSFNFMCDKLRVLDRMKSDFFSSMSHELRTPLASIKEATNLLLEGITGETTEKQKRLLTIIAEESNRLIGLVNSLLDLSKMEAGMMTLVFVDTDIDQLITKSVLEIEPLCLAKGIKLGLDKVHDLPSIKIDSERILQVLRNIIGNAMKFTPNGGRVFVSSRLINGNIEVRVSDTGPGIPEENLATIFDRFQQASVLGSSEIKGTGLGLAIVKHIITAHGGRVWAESTLGNGSSFVFLLPV
- a CDS encoding HNH endonuclease gives rise to the protein MIDSHVLVLNRSFLPINITTVKRAFSLLYQGIAKAVNSQYETFDYESWSDLSIEQHDETIGLVDRVIKIPRVILLVAYDRIPKTQVRFTRANIYARDRNTCQYCGVVFTKNELSLDHIIPRAYGGASCWENIVCCCFSCNKKKGSRGLHETGMKLLKPPTKPRWPPFFKVPLQDIRRQEWRMFLNMVDISYWNTELLE
- a CDS encoding RluA family pseudouridine synthase, which translates into the protein MVQKFEFIVPDNGGRKRLDIFLSEQNLPISRSQIKRLIDTKLIKVNDISTKASFKVTRGDLVRVSIPEPVPAAPSPENIPLDILYEDSFIILVNKPAGLVVHPASGNYSRTLVNALLYYTRDLSGIGGVIRPGIVHRLDKNTSGVLVVAKSDFAHQSLASQFEKHSITRKYTGIAYGTFKDEKGTITSLIGRHPVDRKKMSTKARSGKKAVTHWRVIEQFDEIALLEISLETGRTHQIRVHLADIQHPIIGDPVYCSNKKLSTIKDDRLRNRLKSLNRQALHASLLGFDHPKTEEYMEFSAPLPEDLKGILDALQFEFGS
- a CDS encoding beta-ketoacyl-[acyl-carrier-protein] synthase family protein translates to MKRRVVVTGLGVIAPNGIGKEAFWDALVNGRSGIGRVTRFDASTYPSQIAGEVNGFDPKDYLEPKKARRTNRFAHFGLVASKLAIGDARLQIDPSNAHNIGVAIGSSTGGLVNWEEQYSRFLEKGMRRIAPFAPSNMHHHALAGEIVEAYRIKGPAITLSTGCPAGLSAISYAFDKIRYGEIDVMIAGGAETPLAPYIFATFCVPNSLSSRNNTPEKASRPFDMKRDGTVLGEGAGIVVLESLESAKSRDVEIYAEVIGSGATSDGYDNIHADVSGEQSALAIEIALKAAGLSPEDIDYFNAHGSSYPEYDIKETNAIKLVFGEFAYKLPISSIKSMIGQPLAAAGALQFVSTVLTIKNSIIPPTINYEFPDPKCDLDYVPNKPREKEVNNVLVNSYGYGGINVSLALTKYKP